A window of Watersipora subatra chromosome 10, tzWatSuba1.1, whole genome shotgun sequence genomic DNA:
AAACACACttgaaaataacaaataaatgccaatgagttttgataaaactattaaatttttgtataagttcatTTCTAAACTATAcagaaagttttttaaaattttcaacaatatgtaacattttatttttattctttgtTTAGAGGTCGCTGAACAAGGCGAAAGAGCCAGACAGCGATTCTGGAAACTGTGATGATGTCTGTAGCATACACAACTCAACTCCCCAACTTAGTCACAATGCCTGCAAATCTTCACCGAATATTCTTAAATCATTCCAAAGTAAGTTCTTATCTACTACTAGAGTGGAACAAGGGATTGACCACAAAGTACCCAGTAGTATCAGCAGTGGAAACAACTCTATGAACACAAACTCAAGTCAAAATGGATCTCCAGCTACTTCACAGGTGTGTACATTGTACATGCATGGTGTTATAGTATGTTAAAGCTTTTGATGAGTAAacagtataaaataaaaataaatgtcaataattttaaataacagCTACTAAAATCTTTTGTAAGTTCATTTCTAAACTATacacaaagttttttaaacttttattattatgtaacattttatttttaatctttgtttagAGGTCGCTAAACAAGTCGAAAGAGCCAGACAGCGATTCTGGAAACTGTGATGATGTCTGTAGCGTACACAACTCAACTCCCCAACTTAGTCACAATGCCTGCAAATCTTCACCGAATATTCTTAAATCATTCCAAAGTAAGTTCTTATCTACTACTGGAGTGGAACAAGGGATTGACCACAAAGTACCCAGTAGTATCAGCAGTGGAAACAACTCTATGAACACGAACTCAAGTCAAAATGGATCTCCAGCTACTTCACAGGTGTGTAGATCGCACATGCATGGTGCTATAATATGTTAGTTTTTCATGAATTTCTGATACCAAAAAAGGTCTGCTAAGATATTCGTTAATAATAAGTCGAATCgcaatagtaatattagtaatattaatatattaatatatatattattatattatatatattatataatatatatataatattaatatattaatataatatatcgtAATAATAGACGTAATCGTAATAAGCAATTAGATTTacatatttttgcatttttcattttttttccaaaaaatacaagtcatttttttaattcaaatgGTTAAAATCACTACTACAATAAGAACCATAGCTGTCTGTCAAAAGAAACAAACGGAGGTGGAAAAACGATTACTTTGAATGGTATTCAAACTTATGATATTTGCCTTGGTAGGTCAACGCTGTAACACATGCACAAATCAATCGGCTTTTGCTGTTTCAGAATAATTTTTGCATGTAATTATATTCTATGTTTTATTAGTACAGCTGACCATCTCTGGCAGCACACTAGATTGTCAGAGTACTAGTAGTATTAAAACTAGTACTAAAAATAAAGTATGATTGATTTGATGTCACTTCACTACGTAAAGCTCCAGCCTCTGATCAGTATTTTAACTAATTAAGTAAGAATatctactataataagagtcctGTTTGTATACCATCTGTTCGACACCACACGAAGTGCATTTAGAAATAAATTCTTCTGCACAAGAATCAAACCCAGATATTCAGATTACCAGCAAAGCGCCCTACATCTGCACCACTCAGCCACCAGTccacttcaaaaaataaaagtgCACATACTTTATAAACAAGATGATCTTGCGCGGGATTTCCAGCATACTAGATAGTGTAATAATGGCATTCCTCAATTTTCCAGAACTAGTGTGTGACTACATTGATATTTTTTGAAATACTCATTTCACTTGAATGTAGTAAATGCATAAGGCATCGCTATCTATGACCGCTATAGTGTTAGCTCTTTCTCTTTGTATTTTACGTAACACACGTGTGGGCATAGACAATGTCACTAATGCTTAGCACATGTATCCAAGCATTCTTTCATTCACACCCATTGTAGTTCATTCCCACTTCTTCCTTTCAGAATACCAGCCGTAATCACAAACAGAAAGAATCTAGCATAGCTTCTGGTCCAAAACACTGTATGTTGCCTCATCATTCACCCCCTCCTCAAGAAAGTGGATCTGACAACTACCCAGCACAGAATACCAGTGAAATGTCTAATCAGACAATTAATGGAGAGAATTTTTGTGCTTATATAGATGACCTTTTCTTTTCTGATATACTCTAGACATCCTTGTAGTAgtacgtatatatattgtattagaaAATAGATGACTAAGTAATTATTGAATgatttatgttttaaatagcATTTTATGTTGTTAAATCGTGCATTTCTATGATAAAATGTATAGGTTATTTAAATTACtgaatattatattgtatacgAATTCAGCCATTGCATCGTTTTAACCATGTAAAATATGTGTATGTAAGAAGGATACAGTTAATGTTTCATGAGTACTAACTGTGTGGTCCTTCTAGTCCTACTTCCTGTAGTCTGTATAAATGTTTCATCTTTGTGATTCTACTAATATGACAAACAAATACCAGCTTTTATCTCCGAAGACCAGAAAGAAATGTCAACTTTAGTTGCTTGCCAGTCACAGCATTTTGTATGATGACGGAATTATTTTTTGTCACTTTTCAACACTAAACAGTGTTTAACTTTTGCCTGTTTAACATTATAGACTGCTAATACTTGATGCAAGCGCCTTATGAGTgctttttcatttatttataacattttattttcttttgttaCTTTATATAGCTGAGATTCtgcaaaatttgattttaactTGGTAAAAAGTACTCAAATACAACATTATAGTTGAAAGCCactttgatgttttttacaCAACTGTGACTGCTGCAAGTTCTAAACTGCAACTGCTGAAATTTTAAATGCAGCAAGAATCAGACTTTTATCTGGGAGTGcaggttttttttattttgcccGGAATGGCAATACAAAATAGTAGCAGCAAACAACACCGACCCTCTTATAAAAGCCTTTACTGCCAAAGGCCAACAGCTGTACATGCTGTCATACCATATGTtaggttttaaaacttgtttggTTCAGAGCTATTACACATTTATTTGTTAGCTTTATATTGGTTAATCACTTTGTTGGTTTTACTTTGGCCAGTCTACTTTTAGCTCTATTTTGGCTAGTCCATTTGTTAGCTTTATTTTGGTTGATCCATTTGTTAGCTCTATTTTGGATAGCCCATTTGTTAGCTTTATTTTGGTCGGTCTACTTGTTAGCTCTATTTTGGCTAGCCCATTTGTTAGCTTTATTTTTGTTGGTCCATTTGTTAGCTCTATTTTGACTAGTCCATTTGTTAGATTTATATTGGCTAAACTATTTGTTAGAGTTATTTTGGCTCGTCCATTTGTTAGCTttatttttgcttgcttaccTTCAGCTCTATTTTTGCTAGTCTATTTTTAGCTTTACCTTGGCTAGCCCATCTGCTAACTTTGTTTGGGCTAATCTATTTGTTAGCTTTATTTCGGCTAATCTTTTTGTTAGCTTTATTTTGGCTAGTCTAGTTATTAGCTTTACATTGGCCAAATCATTTGTTAGCTTTATAATGGCCAAATCATTTGTTAGCTTTATAATGGCCAAATCATTTGTTAGCTTTATTTTGGCTGGCCTATTTGCTAGTTAGCCATTTTCTTAGTCCACTTTTTAGCTTTATTTTGGCTATTTGCTACTAAGATTACTGCATAGCATTGGGGAGTTGCCATCTAAGATTAGCAGCTGGGCAGTCTGGTGTTCTACCACATTAGTGGCTGTGTAAAAAGtcctttaaaaatatttgcttagTAGTCAAACATGGCGTAACCTCTAAAACTTTTGGCATAATCGTAACGTGAGAGTCGGCGTACCGTCGACTATCACGTAACGTATAGGCTAGTGCTTCAGCCTTTTTCTCACATTATTTTTAGATCTACTCGCATAGACTTAAGTCCTCTGAAAGGTAATTCCTTTTTGAGATAGCAACTCCAGAGTTTGTGatttttgcttcaaattatatttattagtaGTTTTCTACTGGTAATTTATTGctgaaattttattatttatcttaaCGATTTCGGATTAAAAGTTACTAAGAACGAATCAAAATCATTGTCTTGAAATCATAACAAATCAGGttctaatcaaaattaaattttgattgAAACTCCGATTTTTGTTGATCAACCGTCACTGAttaattgtaattttaaaaatcctAAAGATACGATAGTTGCCTTAGTTATGAATCTCGGCTtcttttcttttgttataaCTGCTACTTTTGCTAATCAGCTGCCACTTAGTTGTTATACTTTTTTCAACTAAAGTTTTGCATccatttgaatgaattattgtCAACCTTCAAACACAGATAAAACCTTTTTGAGTTGtttgcatgtacatacatattcaGTTGCAGCAGATTATATCTTATTTTCTGCATGTGCTAGTACAAACCAGATGTTTAGTAGCAAAATTTATTGCAAATAACTATTCAAACTACCATATGTGCATATTTAACTTGATAAGCGTTGACCTTTCATATCTATTTCAGTTCCTCCTAAATGAGAAAAAGAAATCCACATTCATTGCGTTAAATTGTGCTCATTTATTAGAAATGAATTTCTTTACTAGAGTATATTTAAGTAGAAACCTATTACAATGTATTGATGGACTATTTACATTAGAATGGTTTGCTAAAAGCACATAACTTCAGTGCCAGTGCCTCTGTCTAAAGTCATCTCCAGCTCATCACAACTTgaataatagcaaaatataatcTCATGATATCACTCTTGTTCAAAATAAATGTTCAGAATCTTTCACAACcccaaataaaaattaaaactagtaaatcttatatataatatgtaatatttagaACAAGGATTTGTTTAAGCTAGTTATTTATAGGCAAATACATAAATAGTTCAATAACTTTATGGGTCACAAAAGCCTCGATCAGTCTCCTTCTGATGATTATGCCCTCCTGTTGTATGCTCCGGGTAGGGGCTGAGGCTGGGGTTGATAGCCGACCTCTCGGTGAGGGTTGTCCATCAACCCTGCAATTAAGACAATGATTATGTTTGATTTGTTCAACTCAGTAAAAGGCTAAATATTCTCAAATTGTGTCATTGATGGGCATAAACTTGCAAATGGTGCCATGCACACATTTAAGTTCGAGGTGTTTTGTAAGTAGCATACATTTGTTTGTCAGAACAACTGCATGATAACTTGAAAATGTTCTAGCCACTACTCAAAGCATTTTCCTACTTATAGGGACGACTGTTCCTTTTACACTTTTGATCTTCCTAATCGCTACTAGCGGCCTTGTGAGGTCTGGGATTTATATCGCTGCTTCCGACTCTAACTCTCAgaaaccagacagagttttaaaAGCAGACAATTTTACAAACCGAATAACTTTGAACCCGATTTAACAAAGCTGGCAAAATGCACAGACTGTATGCTTGTAAGATTTGAATAAACTCGGCTAAAAATATACACATTCATGAGTTTAACACAAATTAATAGACAAGCCCACGCTCAATGACAAAGTTGAATTTACCCACAAAGATTTCAAGGTTTTTATTTCATAATCTTTTCAGCATCTTTGTTGCTGACTACTGTATTTAGGCAGCAGGCAATATTGATGATGTTTACTTGTTTTTTACTTTAGCAAATCATTATATCTTATGTTTATGCATAAACTTACTACTAGCATTAAACGCATTAAATTAATATTGAATTCATGTAGTAGCTGTATTTACTCATTGTTAGTGTGTAGTGAACGAATGAGCTCCCACTACTGATTTGTCCGTTCCAACTtgtgttttatttaaatataataaaggcAGCATTGAGTCTGTTTCGGATATTGATTTGACAAGAACTTGGTATTTTAATACTATATGCTCCAGTTTTTATGTCTTGAAGATTGTCAGCTGCATTTTTTACTCCTGTAGAATAGGAGTTGCCTGACCTTAAACCACATTCTTAAGAGTCTCTCTGTTGGTGCGTTTTTTTTGTTCACCCACGCGTTGCGTTTGTTCACCCATGTCTGCATGGAAGTTTATTCCCAATCATCGTGCTAGTTGTCCTTATTGTTTTCTAGTTAGGGCTAATGATACTTCATACGGTATATGTTGAtttcataaaaataaagaaTGTTTATAACAAAAATGATCAGTTTAGTCAGCGCCGTGTCAAAAAGGTGTCCGCGTAGTAAAGTCGGTTATATAATAGCtgataattaataatttaattctATATGTTTCCTTTATGCTATAATTCttacaacaaaaaattgaattcAAAACATGCCTTAACTGCAATAAAACAACCAGGTTGTTTTATTGCAGCAGTCTGTTAATGCTTATTACCACAATCCTTCATATTTCTATCTAACTTGATCATAATTTCATCTAattctataataattatatctaATTCTATTTAATTCTATCCACATGTAGCTCCATCATTTTCTATCATAGTTATATTCTAATTTTACTCTAGTAATTTACTAGTGTAGTAACTTTTGAATTTATGTTTAGCATCTTAAATCTGTGCTAGAAAAGGTTTTTGCTTGTTGTGGCTTTGATTGAATCCCATAGAAAAAGTATTTTGGCCATTTCAAAAAAGAGATATGTTTCCTGTTAGAGTGTACTGCAGCTTAATAGCGGAGTGCAAAGTTTTTTCGTGAAGATTAATACAAATTTATAGTCCGGTGAAACGTAGCTGTAAATGTCAGGATTATTTAGCTTCTATGCTTACCTGTACGAACTGTCCAATCTTCAGCTTTCATTTCAGGGTAAATGTACTGCATAAGGGGACGATGGAGGAACAGCCTATTAAATGCGTCATCACAGACTCTGTTGCAGTTATTTGCTTGCTGTTGGCAgtcgtctatgcaggtctgtgTGCAAATGTTACAGCATTTTAACAGCATTTTAAAAATAGCGTCACCTTTTACaaactatttactataaactgaTGTTTAAAAAAGCTATAGTGGAACAAATAGTTACTTTATATTTGCAGTTTGTATAGAACTACCAAAGATTCTATAGCCATAAATTTGTTGATTTAGCAATTAAATCCATAGTTTTTAAAAGCCGAAACAGaaacaaaatctttgtttggAACAAAATTATTGCTAGCAAAGCAACATATAGTATATCTATTTCTTAATATAAAGCTTTAAAAGCTATGTTGAGATGTAGATTTTTCAGATAGGGAAACTTCTTTAACTGATttgttcataaagatcaaagctGCATGATTTACAATGCTTTGAGTTGTTTAGAAACCAAGCAAGAGATACCTAGAGCTATAATTGTTGCTTTACATTACATTAAATCATTTTAATGTCTGACATACAAACAACCGGCTGGGGTTTAATTTCACAAAAGGTCACCGGTGGTGACAGAGATTTCTTCCAAACTTAAATTACACTTGGCTGCCAGATATGCCTTTTATCGTCAAGGTTCCTTTGCCACTGGAGGCAGACACGTTTAGCTAAGATTACGGAGCCAAGGTTTATGCAATTatatttactacaataaaagCCTACATTTGTTCGTTTTTCACCACGCCTGAAAGTTAGGAAAAAGGTTGCATCATtcaggatttgaacccacaccTTCCTTGCGTGAAGCTACGCAGACATCCTACTCAATCTTCGAGGCATTAATCataattatacttttatttctACTTACCCTTCCATCAAATTCCATGTTCATTTCAATCATCATCGTTCCTCTGTACTGACACTCGGTGACGCAGCTGCCACTGGTGTATGCATTAGCACAGCTTGACTTGCAGTTTTGCTGTGAAAAAAGAGACGAAATGCTCTGTGAGTGTCGAACTATTGACACATATTTGTAGATAACAACATTACACAAGAATGACAGACATAACTAGAATATGTACTAGAAATGGCTATGTTTAGCAGAGTGTTATGGTACAGAATAAGGTCGATATAATAGCAACAAGCTAAGGTTTCATTTATGTTTGGATTTACCATTCCTAGCTGAATGACAGAACGCAAtcttaaaaaaatgaaaatttcatcCATCTGTTtctctgtctgtctaaagtatTAATTGAAGTTGAGAAAAAATGATCCCATTGTATGGGAGTAGAACTCACCACATTAAGTTTCAAGATCTGACCAACCAATTATTGTTCTTTTTCCAGTATTTTAGGATTACTTGTGCAGTTAGTAGTTACACCTGACGATTTTTTTCTGCGCACTGGACTTCAAGTGTACTATTTTATTTGGTCAATTAAGTTAGAAGTAAAAGTTACTGCAAATCACATTAAACATAACTGGTGTAAAGCTGTGTAAAGTGTATAAATCCATTTCAGTGCCTGATATATAGTCAGTACAGAAGTCGAAACCGTGTAAAAATGAAGTCATCTATATCTGTAATCACACTACATCTGATATGCTATCTAGAGAATTACAACTTATCTGCTATATGTGTGCttacaatatattatgttacaCGTGTACTTATATTATATCTTATCTGCTGTATGTgtgtttacaatatattatgttatatatgtatttacaatATATCTTAGCTGCTATCTATGTACTTACAATATATCTTAGCTGCTTTCTGTGTACTTACAATATATTCTGCTATATGCGTACTTACAATATATTATGTTGTATGTGTACTTACAATATATTCTGCTATATGTTTACTTACGGTATATTCTATCATATGTGTGCTTACAATATATTATGCTGTATCTGTACTTACATTATCTCTTAGCTGCTTTATGTGTACTCATATCATATATGAGATATTTTCTGTATACTTAAATTATATCCGGTATACTATCGATACAATTACATTATAGCTGACACATaatttataaacttatagtatatattatatattatttatatacttatagtATATCTTAAAcattatctatctatttatttataatatatattatatattatctatatacttataatatatattatatattatctatacatttctattgtatattatttatatacttaCAATGCATCCAACTTGACACTCGTTGTACTTCTGCATACAAAAGTTGCCCATCTGACCTGGAGCTCCCGTCCATCTGCAGAAATGGTCATTCTTTCGACAGTTTCTCTGACACTAAATTTCAAAGGATTATTGTAttaattgaaaaatgtttaaaaacctAATTTAgggaaatatttttaataatttgcaaGACAAAGGTGTAAGTTTCTGTTTGAACAActactattattttatttttattcatcacGCAACTCAAtgcttaatttattttattttattcattttaggCTTATTATGCAGGCTAAAATAATAGTGTATCAGTATCTAGAAGTttggaaaaagtttaaaatttttaaatgttgtcTAAAATATGCACCTTATTAAATGGATCTAGGAACTATTAAGCTTCATCTACTTTCATCTACGCTGTAACCATGGCAATAGTTTTCGTTTAGACTTCTCATTGATACTAATCTAAAGATGTATTAGCACTTGCATCTTCAGTCTAACTATAAACCATAAAAATGGTTCAATTTAAGCAAAgcatttattatatatgatcTCTTTAAGTCTTTACATCTTCAAACTTTATTTGtaatacatttttcattttatgccAATTCAATATTTCAAGATCTTGCATGGtttgttgtttcatttttacatgacagttacaggcTTTCAACTCATTTTAACTTAGATGATTTGAATAAATGCATTTAACAtccaacaattattttgaaaatattattgatagCTATTTTAACAATTTTCTACCTAATATTtattctcttagcagagaaaagGATTTTATACGCTATTTAAAAAGCCTTTTATTTGATCTGATTGGCGGTCGTCGTTTTTCTTTCatttgttttatcttttttgtCTGGAATAATTTGAAGCACTTCTATTTGAAATATAataattgccaataaagtaatctatattttacaatttgtttaaaataaaagcaCTCACCATTCTCAGGTCAATGGCTGAGACCATTGCAAGAGAAAGGAGGATGATCACTGCAACCTTCATGTCTATAATCCGCGGAGCCAAGAAAATCACAACTAACTGCAGTAGATGGCGGTGAGCTAAGGTCACAAGGGCTTATGTTACTTTATTTTATACACACCTTTAGCCTCAGCTCCATGTTTAAGCATGCAGTTTTATTGGGGACTGCCTATTGTTGTCCACATTTTTCAGCACAGCCTGAGGATCACTAAATGTAGCTAATTGGTCCTATTCGCAGAGTGCCCTCACCTCACAGGTATACCTATAAAACCTGTCTTAGCCTTAGCTACATAAACTGCATGAATAAAATAGGACAATTTAGTAGCCCCTCCTATTTGTTTCTAGGTGATTTTACTTGGCAATTATGTAATTGGAGAGATGCTATTTTTTGGTTATTTGATATTTAACTGAAGAGCAACCTTAATTAGAAACAGGCTGCCTTAACAATCACAGCATGTGCATTGTATAAGCTCCCAGACAATACAATGCATTGTGCATGGTGGATTTGCTTAACCTTCTGAGTAAGTTCAGGCTTATTACATTAGTTGTCTGATGCTGACTTAGGTAGATGCCCGCTGCCAGTTTTTGGGCCGCAGGTAATATATAGCTAATGCTTAGATATTAGCTACTGTTATTGCAGCATTCCGAACTTGCTActtttttaaaagcaaaacagAGTTAGGCAGTTTGGTTTTTGCTCAATAAAGTTGTATAGCTTTGATTAGTTTAGCTTCATAAGCTAGTGTTATCGGGATATTCGAAAGGGAACAAATTGATCTAGATAAAGCAAAAATTGAATTCTGTTGTTCTATATGATCTCTGAGTAAAACAATTGGGTAACTTCTAACAAGCTGTTTAAAATTTTGGACTAAGTCATGGATTTTACAAATATGCCATTTTTATATGGTTGCAAATAT
This region includes:
- the LOC137406405 gene encoding uncharacterized protein, producing the protein MKVAVIILLSLAMVSAIDLRMCQRNCRKNDHFCRWTGAPGQMGNFCMQKYNECQVGCIQNCKSSCANAYTSGSCVTECQYRGTMMIEMNMEFDGRTCIDDCQQQANNCNRVCDDAFNRLFLHRPLMQYIYPEMKAEDWTVRTGLMDNPHREVGYQPQPQPLPGAYNRRA
- the LOC137407151 gene encoding developmentally-regulated protein kinase 1-like, whose amino-acid sequence is MIGIKKLTGEITVAKKINPVMRSLNKAKEPDSDSGNCDDVCSIHNSTPQLSHNACKSSPNILKSFQSKFLSTTRVEQGIDHKVPSSISSGNNSMNTNSSQNGSPATSQRSLNKSKEPDSDSGNCDDVCSVHNSTPQLSHNACKSSPNILKSFQSKFLSTTGVEQGIDHKVPSSISSGNNSMNTNSSQNGSPATSQFIPTSSFQNTSRNHKQKESSIASGPKHCMLPHHSPPPQESGSDNYPAQNTSEMSNQTINGENFCAYIDDLFFSDIL